In the genome of Microbacterium paraoxydans, the window CTCCGGCAGAGCCTCGATCCGCGCCTTCGCCTGCTTGTACTGCTTCTTCTGCTCGAGCGATCCGGTGAGCGCTTCGATCCATTTGGCGGCCATGTCAGTTCCCCTTGTCCGTGGTGTTCGTGTTGAGTCGTTCGATGTGCGTGCGGAGGAAGTCCCAGGTCGTCCAGAACTCCTCCAGCTCCTGTCGGCCCTGCGCATTGAGGGTGTACACCTTGCGGGGCGGGCCCTTCTCGCTCGGCACCTTCTCGACGTCCACGAGCTTCTTCTGCTCGATCCTGACCAGCAGGGCGTAGACGGTGCCTTCCGCGGTGTCGGTGAATCCGTGCTCCCGCAGGCGCGCGGTGATCTCGTACCCGTAGGCCGGCTGCTCGGCGAGGAGGGCCAGCACGATGCCCTCCAGGGTTCCCTTGAGCATCTCGGTCATCTGCTTGCCCATCGTCCCCTCCTCTCGTTCCTGTTTCTTCCGTTCGGTACTCAGTATTGCTGGGTACCGGTACAAAGTAACACTGAGTACCGGTACTTAGCAACACCGAATACTGAATCTTTTCGCCGGGACCCCGGGTACGCGGCGAGACCCCGGGCTGCAGACGCGAAAACCCCGGGGTGTCGACGACAACCCGGGGTCTCAGCGAAAGAGGGGAGGGAGCGGAAGCGTCAGCCGCGGAGATAGGCGAGGACGGCGAGGACGCGGCGGTGGCCGCTGTCGCTGGCGGCCAGCCCGAGCTTGGCGAAGATGTTGCCGATGTGCTTGCTCACCGCGGTCTCCGTCACGAACAAGCGTGCGGCGATGGTGGTGTTGTCCAGGCCCTCGGCCATGAGCCTGAGCACCTCACGCTCCCGCGGAGTGAGGGTCTGCACGGGGTCGTCGGCGCGACGTCGGCTCATGAGCTGCGAGATGACCTCGGGGTCCATGACCGTGCCGCCGGCTGCCACGCGGCGAAGCGCGTCGACGAACGCCGCGACCTTGCCCACGCGCTCCTTCAACAGGTAGCCGAGGCCGTCCGCCCCCGCCGCGAGGAGCTCCCCCGCGTAACGGTCCTCCACATACGCCGAGAGCACGAGCACCGGGAAGCCGGGGCGGCGGGCTCTCGCCTCGGCCGCGGCCTTGAGCCCCTCGCTGGTGAAGGTCGGCGGCATCCGCACATCGACCACCGCCGCATCGGCCTCGTCGAGGAGGGCGAGGAACCCGTCCGCGTCCGGCACGGCGCCGATCACGTCGAAGCCCTCGCTGCGCAACAGGAGCGCGAGGCCCTCCCGCAGCAGGGTGTCGTCCTCCGCGATCACGATCCGCATGGCAGCTCCGTCCGCAGGATGGTGGGTCCCCCGGCGGGACTCGACAGTTCCATCGTGCCCTCGAACGCCTCGACCCGGCGCCGGATCCCGGCGAGACCTCCGCCCGGACGCTCGATCGCGCCGCCGACCCCGTCGTCCTCCACCGCGATGAAGAGCAGCTCGCCCTCCCGCTCCACTCGCACGGCAGCTCGCGTGGCGGCGCTGTACTTGTTCACGTTGGTCAGCGCCTCCGCGACCACGAAGTACGACGCCGACTCGACCGCCGCCGGCACCCGGCCGATGTCCGCGGCGTCGAGCGTGCACGGGACGACGCTGCGCCCGGCGAGCGAGGCCAGCGCCCCCTCGAGACCCAGTTCGTCGAGGATCGGCGGATAGATGTCGTGCACCGTGCGCCGGAGGCCGGCGAGGGCATCGGCCGCGGCATCCTGCGCACGGTGCAACGGCTCGATCACATCGCCGCCGGTCTCCTGGGCGCGCTCCGCGATCCCCAGCATCATCACGACGTTCACCAGGCGGTTCTGGGCGCCGTCGTGCAGATCGCGCTCGATGCGCCGGAGCTCGGCGGCGTGGGCATCGAGCGCGGCCGCGCGGCTGAGCGTCAGCGCGTCGACGCGGGCGGCGAGGCGCGACTTCTGCGGCGTCGCGAGGAGCCTCGCCGAGACGAAGGCCACAAGTCGGGCGACCACCGGCACGAGGAACAGCGCGGCCACCGCGTAGGCGAGGGCGACGAGCGGCATGGTCCACGCGAGCTCCCACGACGTGACCGGGTACGGCGAGCCGACCGGGTCGTCGGCGGGCGCGAACTGCCAGTACCAGGTGACCGCGAGTGTATTGACGGCGGACAACGGCAGCGCGAGCGTCAGCAGCGACAGCCACATCACCGGGAAGGCGTGCACGGTGAGCCACAGGGCGTCGCGGGCGGTGGTGCGGGAGAAGGCGAAGCGGAGCCGTTCGTCGATCGTCGCGCCGCGCGGCAGCGTGCGCCCGAGTGGCGGCAGATCCTCCCCGCGTCGTCGTCCGATCCGTCGCCGCGCGCGGTCGCTCCAGGCGTGCAGCACCTGCACGACCTGCGGAAGCAACAGCACCCCGCCGGTGATGAGCATGAGCGGCAGCAGCACGAGGATGACGCAGAACAGCGCGAGGGACACGACGGAGGCGCCGAGTTCGACGGCGAGGAACCGCGCATCGGGCAGCCATCCGCGCAGCCAGCGGCGCATCCATCCGTCCTTCACCCTGCAAGTCTGCCCGAGCGTCCCGCCGCCCGCGGTAGAGCCAGCTCCACCATCGATGCGGGGCCGTGCGGGATGGGGGCGGTCGCCCGGCGTTCCTACCGTCGAAGCATGACCTTCCTCTCCTCTCCGCCGCTCGTCGAAGC includes:
- a CDS encoding PadR family transcriptional regulator; the protein is MGKQMTEMLKGTLEGIVLALLAEQPAYGYEITARLREHGFTDTAEGTVYALLVRIEQKKLVDVEKVPSEKGPPRKVYTLNAQGRQELEEFWTTWDFLRTHIERLNTNTTDKGN
- a CDS encoding response regulator transcription factor, which translates into the protein MRIVIAEDDTLLREGLALLLRSEGFDVIGAVPDADGFLALLDEADAAVVDVRMPPTFTSEGLKAAAEARARRPGFPVLVLSAYVEDRYAGELLAAGADGLGYLLKERVGKVAAFVDALRRVAAGGTVMDPEVISQLMSRRRADDPVQTLTPREREVLRLMAEGLDNTTIAARLFVTETAVSKHIGNIFAKLGLAASDSGHRRVLAVLAYLRG
- a CDS encoding sensor histidine kinase codes for the protein MKDGWMRRWLRGWLPDARFLAVELGASVVSLALFCVILVLLPLMLITGGVLLLPQVVQVLHAWSDRARRRIGRRRGEDLPPLGRTLPRGATIDERLRFAFSRTTARDALWLTVHAFPVMWLSLLTLALPLSAVNTLAVTWYWQFAPADDPVGSPYPVTSWELAWTMPLVALAYAVAALFLVPVVARLVAFVSARLLATPQKSRLAARVDALTLSRAAALDAHAAELRRIERDLHDGAQNRLVNVVMMLGIAERAQETGGDVIEPLHRAQDAAADALAGLRRTVHDIYPPILDELGLEGALASLAGRSVVPCTLDAADIGRVPAAVESASYFVVAEALTNVNKYSAATRAAVRVEREGELLFIAVEDDGVGGAIERPGGGLAGIRRRVEAFEGTMELSSPAGGPTILRTELPCGS